From the genome of Impatiens glandulifera chromosome 9, dImpGla2.1, whole genome shotgun sequence, one region includes:
- the LOC124915772 gene encoding alpha-galactosidase 1-like — MSSRESTIRFMFVILTIIVGSVSSASERLPHGEIHRRNLLANGVGLTPPMGWNSWNHFYCDINEDIIKQAADALVSSGLSELGYTYVNIDDCWAEVHREEGKLIAKNSTFPSGIKAIADYVHAKGLKLGIYSDAGSFTCSKKMPGSLGFEETDAKTFADWGIDYLKYDNCNNGGVKPTVRYPVMTRALMKTGRPIFLSLCEWGDMHPALWGNPVGNSWRTTGDIQDNWDSMMSRADINDYFAEHARPGGWNDPDMLHIGNGGMTLDEYKVHFSIWAISKAPLLLGCDVRNVTKDIMNIIANKEVIAVNQGIYNYNNNI; from the exons ATGAGTTCTAGGGAATCGACAATTCGATTTATGTTTGTGATATTGACGATTATAGTAGGTTCTGTATCGTCTGCAAGTGAGCGATTGCCTCATGGAGAAATCCACAGACGAAACCTACTTGCAAATGGCGTTGGCTTGACTCCACCCATGGG GTGGAACAGTTGGAACCATTTCTACTGCGATATCAATGAGGATATAATAAAACAAGCTG CCGATGCTCTTGTTTCATCCGGTCTTTCCGAGCTTGGATACACATATGTTAACATAG ATGATTGTTGGGCGGAGGTGCATCGTGAAGAG GGTAAACTTATTGCTAAGAATTCAACATTTCCATCTGGGATTAAAGCTATTGCAGATTATGTTCATGCCAAAGGTTTAAAATTGGGTATCTATTCAGATGCTGG TTCATTTACTTGTAGCAAGAAAATGCCTGGTTCACTTGGTTTTGAAGAAACGGATGCCAAAACTTTTGCTGATTGG GGCATTGATTATCTCAAGTACGACAACTGTAATAACGGCGGTGTAAAGCCAACTGTTAG ATACCCAGTTATGACAAGAGCTCTAATGAAGACCGGTCGTCCTATCTTCCTCTCCCTATGTGAATG GGGAGATATGCACCCAGCTTTATGGGGCAATCCTGTCGGAAACAGTTGGAGAACTACGGGTGACATACAGGATAACTGGGACAG TATGATGTCCAGAGCCGACATAAATGATTACTTTGCGGAACATGCTAGGCCTGGCGGATGGAATG ATCCTGACATGCTTCATATTGGCAATGGAGGAATGACATTAGATGAATACAAAGTTCATTTTAGTATCTGGGCCATTTCAAAG GCTCCTCTTCTTCTCGGATGTGATGTGAGAAATGTAACTAAAGATATCATGAATATCATTGCCAATAAGGAAGTAATAGCTGTGAACCAAGGtatatacaattataataataacatataa